A genomic stretch from Hemicordylus capensis ecotype Gifberg chromosome 1, rHemCap1.1.pri, whole genome shotgun sequence includes:
- the NUP43 gene encoding nucleoporin Nup43 isoform X2 produces MCPFVCPRSSTSQRLDQYGPNRENKLSIWFAGDFGGLNPNVECHGELRLLCDIRHSGDVMDMEFLDQERIVAASSTGSVTIFRHHQNSQTLSLSQKWENAHHYDSSNGSASCTGIICNSPDIFTVGEDGRINMFTADRKEAVRTIDNADSSTLHAVTCLRTTEIVTVNSIGQLKVWDHRQQGNEPSQILSMTGERIPLHCVDRHPSQQHIVATGGQDGMLSIWDVRQGTMPVFLLNAHDAELWEVHFHPSNPDHLFTCSEDGSLWHWDASTNVSERKPFLHTGGRSTTFLSHSAANEYIINAWLSNDPTKDRMEITNLIPNPTLSVNTLDVLGSCILCGTDAESIYVKKNLFA; encoded by the exons GAAAATAAGCTTTCCATTTGGTTTGCTGGAGACTTTGGAGGCTTGAACCCAAATGTGGAATGTCATGGAGAATTGCGTCTACTATGTGATATTCGACACAGTGGTGATGTTATGGATATGGAG TTCTTGGATCAGGAGAGAATTGTGGCTGCTTCATCCACAGGCAGTGTGACCATATTCCGGCATCATCAAAATAGTCAA ACTCTCTCTCTAAGCCAGAAATGGGAGAATGCACATCACTATGATTCATCCAATGGGAGTGCATCATGCACTGGGATAATCTGCAATAGCCCTGACATTTTTACTGTTGGTGAAGATGGCAGAATAAATATGTTCACAGCTGATCGTAAGGAAGCTGTACGTACCATAG ACAATGCTGACAGCAGTACACTCCATGCAGTAACTTGTCTTCGCACAACTGAGATTGTAACAGTTAATTCAATTGGTCAGCTAAAAGTATGGGATCATAGACAACAAGGAAATGAACCTTCACAAATACTTTCAAT GACAGGGGAGAGAATTCCACTGCACTGTGTTGACAGGCATCCCAGTCAACAGCACATTGTAGCTACAGGTGGCCAAGATGGAATGTTGAGTATTTGGGATGTAAGACAAGGCACCATGCCAGTATTCTTGTTAAATGCTCATGATGCAGAAT TGTGGGAAGTGCACTTTCATCCTTCCAATCCTGATCATCTGTTCACATGTTCAGAGGACGGATCTCTGTGGCACTGGGATGCTTCCACTAATGTGTCTGAAAGAAAACCTTTTCTTCATACAG GTGGGCGAAGCACTACATTTCTTTCTCACAGTGCAGCTAATGAATATATAATAAATGCCTGGCTAAGCAATGATCCTACTAAAGACCGCATGGAGATCACAAATTTAATTCCGAATCCCACATTATCTGTTAATACTTTAGATGTTTTAGGATCATGTATTCTATGTGGAACTGATGCAGAATCTATTTACGTTAAGAAGAACCTTTTTGCATGA
- the NUP43 gene encoding nucleoporin Nup43 isoform X3: protein MDMEFLDQERIVAASSTGSVTIFRHHQNSQTLSLSQKWENAHHYDSSNGSASCTGIICNSPDIFTVGEDGRINMFTADRKEAVRTIDNADSSTLHAVTCLRTTEIVTVNSIGQLKVWDHRQQGNEPSQILSMTGERIPLHCVDRHPSQQHIVATGGQDGMLSIWDVRQGTMPVFLLNAHDAELWEVHFHPSNPDHLFTCSEDGSLWHWDASTNVSERKPFLHTGGRSTTFLSHSAANEYIINAWLSNDPTKDRMEITNLIPNPTLSVNTLDVLGSCILCGTDAESIYVKKNLFA from the exons ATGGATATGGAG TTCTTGGATCAGGAGAGAATTGTGGCTGCTTCATCCACAGGCAGTGTGACCATATTCCGGCATCATCAAAATAGTCAA ACTCTCTCTCTAAGCCAGAAATGGGAGAATGCACATCACTATGATTCATCCAATGGGAGTGCATCATGCACTGGGATAATCTGCAATAGCCCTGACATTTTTACTGTTGGTGAAGATGGCAGAATAAATATGTTCACAGCTGATCGTAAGGAAGCTGTACGTACCATAG ACAATGCTGACAGCAGTACACTCCATGCAGTAACTTGTCTTCGCACAACTGAGATTGTAACAGTTAATTCAATTGGTCAGCTAAAAGTATGGGATCATAGACAACAAGGAAATGAACCTTCACAAATACTTTCAAT GACAGGGGAGAGAATTCCACTGCACTGTGTTGACAGGCATCCCAGTCAACAGCACATTGTAGCTACAGGTGGCCAAGATGGAATGTTGAGTATTTGGGATGTAAGACAAGGCACCATGCCAGTATTCTTGTTAAATGCTCATGATGCAGAAT TGTGGGAAGTGCACTTTCATCCTTCCAATCCTGATCATCTGTTCACATGTTCAGAGGACGGATCTCTGTGGCACTGGGATGCTTCCACTAATGTGTCTGAAAGAAAACCTTTTCTTCATACAG GTGGGCGAAGCACTACATTTCTTTCTCACAGTGCAGCTAATGAATATATAATAAATGCCTGGCTAAGCAATGATCCTACTAAAGACCGCATGGAGATCACAAATTTAATTCCGAATCCCACATTATCTGTTAATACTTTAGATGTTTTAGGATCATGTATTCTATGTGGAACTGATGCAGAATCTATTTACGTTAAGAAGAACCTTTTTGCATGA
- the NUP43 gene encoding nucleoporin Nup43 isoform X1, producing MEGSVGMYVSQKVSKIRWRPLSATALQQPEVFATGSWDNEENKLSIWFAGDFGGLNPNVECHGELRLLCDIRHSGDVMDMEFLDQERIVAASSTGSVTIFRHHQNSQTLSLSQKWENAHHYDSSNGSASCTGIICNSPDIFTVGEDGRINMFTADRKEAVRTIDNADSSTLHAVTCLRTTEIVTVNSIGQLKVWDHRQQGNEPSQILSMTGERIPLHCVDRHPSQQHIVATGGQDGMLSIWDVRQGTMPVFLLNAHDAELWEVHFHPSNPDHLFTCSEDGSLWHWDASTNVSERKPFLHTGGRSTTFLSHSAANEYIINAWLSNDPTKDRMEITNLIPNPTLSVNTLDVLGSCILCGTDAESIYVKKNLFA from the exons ATGGAGGGGTCTGTTGGTATGTATGTATCCCAGAAAGTCAGCAAGATTCGCTGGCGGCCTCTGTCAGCCACGGCCTTGCAACAGCCCGAGGTTTTCGCTACGGGCTCGTGGGACAACGAG GAAAATAAGCTTTCCATTTGGTTTGCTGGAGACTTTGGAGGCTTGAACCCAAATGTGGAATGTCATGGAGAATTGCGTCTACTATGTGATATTCGACACAGTGGTGATGTTATGGATATGGAG TTCTTGGATCAGGAGAGAATTGTGGCTGCTTCATCCACAGGCAGTGTGACCATATTCCGGCATCATCAAAATAGTCAA ACTCTCTCTCTAAGCCAGAAATGGGAGAATGCACATCACTATGATTCATCCAATGGGAGTGCATCATGCACTGGGATAATCTGCAATAGCCCTGACATTTTTACTGTTGGTGAAGATGGCAGAATAAATATGTTCACAGCTGATCGTAAGGAAGCTGTACGTACCATAG ACAATGCTGACAGCAGTACACTCCATGCAGTAACTTGTCTTCGCACAACTGAGATTGTAACAGTTAATTCAATTGGTCAGCTAAAAGTATGGGATCATAGACAACAAGGAAATGAACCTTCACAAATACTTTCAAT GACAGGGGAGAGAATTCCACTGCACTGTGTTGACAGGCATCCCAGTCAACAGCACATTGTAGCTACAGGTGGCCAAGATGGAATGTTGAGTATTTGGGATGTAAGACAAGGCACCATGCCAGTATTCTTGTTAAATGCTCATGATGCAGAAT TGTGGGAAGTGCACTTTCATCCTTCCAATCCTGATCATCTGTTCACATGTTCAGAGGACGGATCTCTGTGGCACTGGGATGCTTCCACTAATGTGTCTGAAAGAAAACCTTTTCTTCATACAG GTGGGCGAAGCACTACATTTCTTTCTCACAGTGCAGCTAATGAATATATAATAAATGCCTGGCTAAGCAATGATCCTACTAAAGACCGCATGGAGATCACAAATTTAATTCCGAATCCCACATTATCTGTTAATACTTTAGATGTTTTAGGATCATGTATTCTATGTGGAACTGATGCAGAATCTATTTACGTTAAGAAGAACCTTTTTGCATGA